The sequence below is a genomic window from Rhinopithecus roxellana isolate Shanxi Qingling chromosome 7, ASM756505v1, whole genome shotgun sequence.
TAAGAACCTGTCTTTTTTTCACCCTATGTTATCTCTCGTCACTGACAAGTGGGAAAGCTCTCTGTGTGTTGGATAAGGGATCACTCTTTCAAACTCACTTCCAAGCTCACCATGGAGAATTGGGGTTGTTTGGGAATGAGAAGACTGTTTGGTtttgataaaatacagaaaaacagcgATCTTTATTACAACGTGTGTTCATCACCCTCACTCTTAAGATACCTATCCAATCTACATGCTGTTAATGAGACAAACTCTGGAAGTTTTTGGCAGATCTacagttttaacattttctttctttttttttttttttttcacttgtaacATTTTCTTAACTGCCCTTTCATTCATTAAGAGTGCTTAGGAAGAACAACATgtcctttaaaaaggaaatatttcaaacacacagaaaagtatGGGAAATAATATTGAGTCCAATCGGATCTCAACATTACCCCACAGATATATCAGgtctgtttatttattcaaaatattagaaatactacaaagaggccaggcgtggtagctcacacttgtaatcccagcactttaggaggctgaggtgggtggatcacctgaggtcaggaagtttgagaccagcctggccaacaaggtgaaaccccatctccaccaaaaataaaaaaattagctgggtatgggggtgggtgcctgtaacccaagctactcgggaggccgaggcaggagaatcacttgaatccgggaggtgaaatttggagtgagctgagattgctttattgtacttcagcctgggcgacaagagcgaaactccatctcaaaaacaaacaaacacactatCAACAAGTCACGACTGAAGCTGTCTGTGCAGCACTCACCAATCTCTgccccccctccctcctccacttACAGTCACCTTAATTTGATGGCTTTTTATTCACATTCATGGTTGTATACATTTACCATTTACTTATTatccataaaaatatatattcttgttttgcatgttttaaaattttatacgaATGGCCTCTACAGTTAACTTTCTGCATGcgattttttttcactcagcacttGTGTGTATGAGGGAACAAATGCCTGAGGATCTTTCCCAGATAGCTGAGCTGAAAAGCAGTTGGGCTTCAGGAGACCCTTTCCAGCCCCTTCCCATCTACTCACCCTGATTCCCGTGCTTACAGTCATTATCAAAATCATTCCTCTGGAAGTCTACGACCCGTTTATTATGCATGAAAGGTGGGAGGGTGACcctgaaacctagaaagaagcaaaatgtttATTACTTAAGGGACAAGCTTAGGCCtggtatggtggttcatgtctgtagtaccagcactttgggaggctgaggcgggaggattgcttgaggccaggaattcaaggctgcagtgagctatgatagcactactgcactctagcctaggtgacagactgagactctgactcaaaaagagagagagagaagctgagaGAAGGTAGGCTGGGTGTGtctggggttggggttgggggttGCCAGGATGCCACAGAGACAGTTGGGCTCATCAGAAAAGACGCCTATGGGAGAGAAACGTGCAGGATCCAGATATGAGCTCCACTGTGGCCAGTTCCTGCCCTCAGCCCTGACAGGATACGGAAGAGCAGAACACCCAGAAGCTGCCTTGCGATTTTTCCCTGCACAAAAGGAAGATGTGGGGTACTTTCTGCAGCCTAAGAAGTAGCCAAAGCAGGAAAAGGGATGCTCGTGTGTCCCTAGTCTTATCTGTACCTAGAACTTTCTGTTACCTAGTTTAGTCATGGCCTCATACTTTCTCTTCATATACACAGAGATTATTTTCTCCGAGTATTTCATCTTTTCCCACTCTTTCTTAGAGAAGCCGTCAAaagcctagaaaaaaaaagaaaaaggaattttggCAGTGACTCAGCTAGGCATGTCTGCCATTGAGCTGGAGCCGCTTCCTGTGTGCTGGATCTGGGAAGTGGAGATGATAATCCGTCCTGGTTGATGCCATGGCTAACAGAGACAACATCAGGGACCTACCCTAGCTTCTCCCCTGCCACACAGTAGGGCTTTAATGCTGCTGGCTGGCTCTCGTCCCACCTTCCTGAATAAGAGTCCCCAAATATAGTGTACTGTCACAGACTTGTCTCCAAGGATGCTAGTTGATGACAGAGCGAGGGTGGGAGGCTCCCAAGGGTCCAGATCTCCCCCAAGACCCTGCTCCTTGTCCCCAGTATCTCTGTCCTTCCCTCCTCAGAAACCTGATCACCCCACACTGTCCCCTGGGCCACTACTGTACTCTCTCCAGGTCACCTCACCTTTTGTATCTTCTCTGGTATTTGAGCACCAACATTAGGTCTCCTTGCAAAGGTGTCGTCGCTGTTCATGGCACTGGGAGTAGTCTGACCTGCAAGAGAAACTGCCTGAGACTTTCCAGGTGCAGGACCTTTGGTCCTGTGGAGGGAGAAATCAGTAACAGCTGGCCACACTCAGGTGCTGCATTTCTCCATCAGGGGCTTATCTGTCCCTGAGTAAGGACATGGGGAGAAATCAGATGACAACAGGGAACCAGCGATCTCTGGGAGAAGTATTGATTGGGGATAACAGGTTTCCTTAGGGCAAAGCAGCCTTGAGTCTTTGAGAGGGATTTAGCTAATGTTGTCAGTAGTTTCCCTGGGGCTAGGCTTACCTAGACCCTTCTTGGGGAGGCAGGGACGTGACTGTGTAATTGTATTGAGCGGGGGCGTTCTGACACCCCCACCgaataaataaaggaagggaAGTGAGTCCCAGAGATAACATGGTCTCTCTGGTGATGGATCTGATCAGGCAGAGGGATAGGGGGTTCTGTTCTGTTGAAGAGAAATGGGCATCGCTAATATGAACTGGTTCAGAGGCTATTACTGGGTGATTTGTAAATTATTAGAAGGAAGAGAGCTAGAACTTCTGAGACTACAAGAGCCCACCAACACTTAGAGAGAATGTGGGGCGTTTCAAGATGCAGCACTCAgctaggggcagtggctcacgcctgtaatcccatctcattgggagaccgaggcatgcagatcgcttcagcccaggggGTCGAGGCCAGGCTGGGAAAAatagcaaaaccccgtgtctacaaaaaatacaaaaaattagctgggggtggtggatCAGGCCTGtaccatcccagcactttgggaggccaagttgggcaaattgcttgagcccaggagcttgagaccagcctggtcaacatagtgaaaccatgtctactaaaaaatccaaacaaaaaaaaaccttagcaGAAGccaggtggtgtgcacctgtagtctcaaggtctaggtgagaggatcacttgagcctgggaggaaagATTTcagtgagtttttttgtttgtttgttttgttttgttttgtttttttggagacagggtcttgctctgttgcccaggctagagtgcagtggcgtgatcttggttcactgcaaccgctgcctcgtgggttcaagtgatccaccagctgtggcctccaaaagtgcagggattacaagcgtgagccaccatgcccagcccaacttTCTTAAGTTATTACAGGGTTTCCAGGAAAAATCCCATACCTGAAAAAGTTAGAAACTGACAGGAAGGATTTGAGATGGCGACCTGCCTCATACACACTCCTTATTAAAACTAGATAACAAATGCACcgtggaggaggggaggggtaGGAAGAATGGAAAACGAAAATCAGCGAATGCTTACTCAAATTTTGGAAGAATCGTAAGAGAATATCAGAGCATGCGTACTCTGCGGaagaacagaaacagaaagacagagcATGCACACTCTGAACTTAGTAGCCAATCCCTGGGGATGCTTTAGGCGGGAAAATCAGAGTCTCCACCCTAACTTTGAGAAGGTTCTGTCCCTGGAGGCTGGACTAATGGAAGCCACATCAGCTTCGCTTGTTCCACCTACACTTCTGACTTCTGATTGGCCAGATGGAGTTCACTAACTGCCCTGATTGGTCCATCATCCTTGGTCAGTGACATTGCAGAATATTGTCTCCTCCTCCAGCCACACTTTGTTGCCACTGCGACAAAGTGGGTGGTCCTCAGGTGCCGTCAGGAGATTCTGATCTCTCTGAAGACTGTCCCTGGATCTTGAGTTAAACATCTGTATTCTAGTCTgaatagagagaagaaaaaaattgtcgGATCTGTGATTTTTCTACTTGAAAGACACAATGTTTTTCAAACAAGCACATTTGCAGAGAGCTTTGCTGTACTTAGTTGTGATGCTCATTCTTCAGTGGCTTCTATATCTGTTGCAACTGAAAAAGTCAGTCCAAGGCCCTCCAACCTCTGATTACATTTTTGAAAGGGAATCTAAGTGTGGTGTGCAAAATTACCATCCTTTACCTGTAGCCCTGGAGAgaggaaaatgtatttacttatgGGATGTGATTGTGGTATTGGTTACATCTGCCTTGGCCAATCCTCCCGCCTTGTTctcgggactacaggcgtgaaccaccccaCTCCcactaatattttttgttttttaactttttaatagagaccgtttccttatgttggccaggctggcctcaacgtcctgggctcaagggatcctcccagcgCAGccttgagactacaggcatgcaccaccctgcccacgctttttttttttttttttttttttttttttggtagaaaccgggtttcgctatgttgaccaggctgacctcaacccctcctgggctcaagagatccttccaccacGGCCtcgggactacaggtatgtgccaccctgcccacgctttttaaaatttatttatttatttttagtagataccgACTttcgacatgttgcccaggctggcctcaatctcctggactcaagtgatattTTCCCCTCGGcctcaggattacaggcgtgtgccatttGGCcctattcattttaattattatttatttatttatttaggagagACAGGCtttcgctatgttggtcaggctggtatcgacctcctgggctcaagcaatactcccactttggcctcggacctacaggggtgagccaccctGCTCacgctactttttatttttgttgttcttgttgttagtagaaatgggattttgctatgttgtccaagctggcctcgacctcctgggctcaagcaatcctcctgccttggcctcgggactacaggctcacaccatcTGGTCCccactaatatttttaatttttctagtagagatacTTTTgctatgtcgtccaggctggtctctacctcctgggctcaagcgatcctcctgcctcggccttgggactacaggcatgcaccaccctgccttttgctatgtttcccaggctggtcttgacctcttgggctcactcaatgatttgaacccagaaagtggaggttgcattgagctgagatcacaccactgcactccaacttgggtgacagagcaagactgtcaaataaatgaatacaggaaagaaagaaaagaaaagaaaaggagaggaaaggagaggaccAGCTGAATCTCCATAAGAACAGTAAGCTTTGTGGTATTTTTAACTTACTCTCATCCCATCTCGTGCTCCCAGCTTAGTTCTGTTCATTGCTGATGAAATTCAGATAGGGTTGGCCAGAACTGGTAGATGGCTGGCTATTGAACAGAAAGGCCCTTTCTGGGGGCTGATACTCTGTGTCTGCAGTGCTGTGGGACGATGACATAATGCTGACCATTAAGCCAGGGGAACATGGGTCCACATATGGTGGCAATCCACTAGGTTGCTGAGTGGCCATCGCAGCCCTTGaggttttaaaagaagaaaaccttGTTGAAAATGCAAGGTTTTTATCTCACGGGTATTATCTTGAGAAATGAACCCATGAAGCTACCTTCTGATGTTGTGACTGCCGTAAAAGGAAAATGattatgttgtttatttgtttatttatttagagtaagaggttcactctggttgcccaggctggagtgcaatggcacgatgttggctcactgcaacttccgcctcctgggttgaagcgattctcctgcctcagcctcctaagtagctgggattatagtcacgTGCCcctattcccagctaatttttgcatttttagtagaaacggggtttcgccatgttggtcagttgATTCGAACTCCAGaactcaggtgatgcacctgcctcggcctcccaaaatgttgggattacagg
It includes:
- the LOC104681160 gene encoding protein SSX3-like isoform X2 — translated: MNSDDTFARRPNVGAQIPEKIQKAFDGFSKKEWEKMKYSEKIISVYMKRKYEAMTKLGFRVTLPPFMHNKRVVDFQRNDFDNDCKHGNQVERPQMSFGMLQGIFPKDPKRGNMPGPTDCVRESSW